From Rhododendron vialii isolate Sample 1 chromosome 10a, ASM3025357v1, the proteins below share one genomic window:
- the LOC131302311 gene encoding early nodulin-like protein 19, whose protein sequence is MEWRKRGIGSPVALAVACAVLAMIPEVSSVRYIVGGSSGWSSKANLTAWAQSIHFYNEDWLYFVYDRNQLSVLQVNQTNYESCNSNSFLHNYTTGAGRDVAPLNVTGPYYFISGNGFCFSGVKLAINVSNPPPPPSGSPVKSDSGFLTYTVRGQIVIPAVFAIAAVWDSFLRVW, encoded by the exons atggagtggCGGAAGAGGGGCATTGGCTCGCCGGTGGCGCTAGCGGTAGCATGCGCCGTGTTGGCGATGATACCAGAAGTGTCGTCCGTTCGTTACATCGTCGGAGGGAGCTCGGGCTGGAGTTCCAAGGCCAACCTCACCGCCTGGGCCCAAAGCATACACTTTTACAACGAGGACTGGCTCT ATTTTGTTTACGACAGGAACCAATTGAGTGTGCTCCAGGTCAACCAAACAAATTATGAGAGTTGTAATTCCAATAGTTTTCTTCACAACTATACAACTGGAGCTGGAAGGGATGTGGCTCCTCTAAATGTGACGGGCCCATACTATTTCATAAGCGGCAATGGCTTCTGCTTCAGTGGCGTGAAGTTAGCAATAAATGTTTCAAATCCGCCACCCCCTCCTTCAGGGTCCCCGGTTAAAAGTGACTCTGGGTTTCTAACGTATACCGTCAGAGGCCAGATCGTCATACCAGCTGTTTTTGCCATTGCTGCTGTATGGGACTCGTTCCTCCGGGTTTGGTAG